The Papaver somniferum cultivar HN1 chromosome 6, ASM357369v1, whole genome shotgun sequence genome segment TATCTTCTACAACTTGAAGGATTTTTGCAGTAGTAATCTCTCCTTCTTATATCCCTGTATCATCTTGTAGTGGACTGAATCTTCCTTGTGATATTGAGATTGTATTGACAGAATTTCCCACTATGTTTTCTACTTGAACTTTCTCAGGAGTTTGACAAATATCAAAAGGTTTTATTACCTGTTGAGCAGATTGAAGAATATCTTTCAACTTCTCTGAAGTAGAACCATTAACCTCCTTTTGCTTTTCTAAACTGGAAGAATTAACTTTCTCACCAGATGTTTCTGATTGATTCTTTGCTCTACATTCAGAATACTGATGACCAACTATTTTGCACTTCCAACAGAATTTAGGTAAATTAGTAAGAACAACTGACTGAGAGAAACATCCATACTTTGTGATAATACATAATTTGTTTGGAATAGTTTTTGCTAAATCAATCTCTACTAAAACCCTTGCATAGTACCCACTTTGGTAGTTCAATGTAGCATCATCAACCTTGACATGATTACCTAGAGCTCTGCTTAATTTGAATAAAATTTCCTCATCCCAATATTCTAAACTTAAACCTGGAAAATGAACCCATATTATAGCTttggatgttctttgattttcaggTCTGAAATTAGGAATCAAATTCTAACATTCAAAATTTGATCTGCAAGTTTCCACTTACCATATTTGATGTAATTCTTATCAACTTCATTTTCTAATTTAATTGTAAAAAAACGTTTTCCTAATGGAATTAGCTGACACTTTCCTGATATTTTCCATTGCTTCAACaacatatttgaagcatctaCAAACTTAATACGCAATAAGTCAAGTCGACCAATTAAAGAATACTTCCAAGAATCATACCTTGTATTTGCTTGATTATCAATCA includes the following:
- the LOC113291562 gene encoding uncharacterized protein LOC113291562, producing MDSCKNVNLEGKSDDSEANSSVVDLSKSYEAQISINLIDNQANTRYDSWKYSLIGRLDLLRIKFVDASNMLLKQWKISGKCQLIPLGKRFFTIKLENEVDKNYIKYGLSLEYWDEEILFKLSRALGNHVKVDDATLNYQSGYYARVLVEIDLAKTIPNKLCIITKYGCFSQSVVLTNLPKFCWKCKIVGHQYSECRAKNQSETSGEKVNSSSLEKQKEVNGSTSEKLKDILQSAQQVIKPFDICQTPEKVQVENIVGNSVNTISISQGRFSPLQDDTGI